A genomic stretch from Flavobacterium sp. KS-LB2 includes:
- a CDS encoding SusC/RagA family TonB-linked outer membrane protein has product MKHKIILYLILMGSFFSVSAQNIEIKGVVTSSEDGMSLPGASVLVSGTKVGTTTDLDGQFSINNVDKNATLIFSFTGYESQSVKLNGQTTLKIALKAESLKLQEVVVTGYSKEKKADLTGAVTVVELKPITGQTMSSGNAMQALQGRVAGLNIEKSGDPSGANSRILIRGVSTLGNTDPLYVIDGVPTTRPEVFASLSPSAIASIQVLKDASASSIYGSRAANGVIIVTTKNAAKGGVTKVSYSTNVSVLSEKKQRYTMLNALDRGKVLWQASVNDGASPSGGYGEIYNFDWNNDFSNPVLNSVSVKPYVGGDTNVPAGDTDWQDTVYQTGLLINNDLSVSGGSEKANAVLNMGYLDNSGMLKYTNYERYSARLNANFKLFNDKVRFGVNSQFTQSNERAAANDVGNAPTPGLAITLAPTIPVYTASGDYAGPLGSGYSDRNNPLLMQYLNRWDNSKKMALYGNVFTEIDILKGLTFRNSIGMDFNDFSRKDIEPIVKNGFVNRSNNSLTFDTNKYSSLTISNTLNYNLTISEHKIGILIGTESTKTDLNTLFARAEGFAVESESYFTLSAATGARTNNGISTGSRLLSQFGKFNYSFSDRYLASFTIRRDGSSRFGEDNRYGIFPAVTAGWRINNEEFFNNVTVVSNLKLRAGYGEVGNQSIGDNARFGLYEARYGPNQNVYYPDFFNIYYNVGTAYDLNGTNTGNLPSGFVSIQAANSGLKWETTKEVNVGLDFGFFGDKLSGSFDYFSRKTEGILIRPPVASAVGEGQQRFVNGASTANKGWELTVGYADKLDNGLSFNITTNFGATKNEITDLPAEVRAAYPGTAANSIIGHSQFEVFGYKTEGLFQNQAEIDAHATQVGSRLGGIKFVDINGDNVINSDDRTFIGTTLPKLEYGINISLAYKNIDFSIFGSGVAGRVGVDPYIFWNNFVQGRDNAGPGTLNAWTPTNTNTEVPSLSLANNDTQMSDYILRNNSYFKVRNMQIGYSFSDELVQKSGFITSCRIYAQGENLFWFTPKGYIGSDPERTDVNRIPVPTTFSLGVNFNF; this is encoded by the coding sequence ATGAAACACAAAATTATTCTTTACTTAATCCTTATGGGTTCGTTTTTTTCTGTATCGGCCCAAAATATAGAAATCAAAGGAGTGGTAACTTCTTCCGAAGATGGAATGTCTCTTCCTGGTGCATCAGTACTGGTTTCTGGAACTAAAGTCGGAACAACTACGGATCTCGACGGTCAGTTTTCGATAAACAATGTAGACAAAAATGCAACTTTAATATTTAGTTTTACTGGATATGAATCTCAGTCTGTTAAACTTAATGGACAAACCACTTTAAAAATTGCATTAAAAGCAGAGTCTTTGAAACTGCAAGAGGTTGTTGTAACTGGTTATTCTAAAGAGAAAAAAGCCGATTTAACCGGTGCGGTTACGGTAGTAGAACTGAAACCTATTACTGGGCAAACCATGAGTTCTGGAAATGCTATGCAAGCTTTGCAAGGAAGGGTTGCTGGTTTGAATATAGAGAAATCAGGAGATCCAAGTGGGGCAAATAGTAGAATATTAATCAGAGGGGTAAGTACACTTGGTAATACAGATCCATTGTATGTTATCGATGGGGTTCCCACAACAAGACCAGAGGTATTTGCTAGTTTGAGTCCAAGTGCTATTGCATCTATTCAAGTCTTAAAAGATGCATCGGCTTCCTCTATTTATGGTTCTAGAGCTGCGAATGGGGTAATCATTGTTACCACTAAAAATGCTGCAAAAGGAGGTGTGACTAAAGTATCATATAGTACAAACGTTTCTGTACTTTCGGAGAAAAAACAGCGATATACAATGCTGAATGCTTTGGATAGAGGAAAAGTGTTATGGCAAGCATCTGTTAACGATGGAGCAAGTCCGTCTGGGGGATATGGTGAAATCTATAATTTTGATTGGAATAATGACTTCAGTAATCCAGTATTAAACAGCGTGAGTGTAAAGCCGTATGTAGGCGGAGATACTAATGTTCCCGCAGGAGATACAGATTGGCAAGATACTGTATACCAAACAGGGCTTCTTATCAATAATGATTTATCTGTATCTGGTGGATCTGAAAAAGCAAATGCGGTGTTGAACATGGGGTATTTAGATAATTCTGGTATGCTAAAATATACTAATTATGAGAGATATTCAGCAAGACTTAATGCCAATTTCAAGTTGTTCAATGACAAAGTTAGATTTGGTGTCAATTCTCAATTTACACAGTCAAATGAAAGAGCTGCTGCCAATGATGTTGGAAATGCACCAACACCTGGTTTAGCAATAACCCTTGCACCAACGATTCCAGTTTACACTGCATCTGGTGATTATGCTGGTCCATTGGGATCCGGTTATTCAGATAGAAACAACCCTTTACTAATGCAATATTTGAACAGATGGGATAATAGCAAAAAAATGGCTTTGTACGGTAATGTTTTTACTGAAATTGACATTTTAAAAGGGCTAACCTTTAGAAATAGTATTGGGATGGATTTTAATGATTTCAGCAGGAAAGACATTGAACCAATTGTGAAAAATGGATTTGTTAATAGAAGTAATAATAGTTTAACTTTTGATACTAATAAATATTCTAGTTTAACCATTTCAAATACTTTAAATTATAATCTTACTATTTCTGAACATAAAATTGGAATCCTTATTGGTACTGAATCTACTAAAACGGATTTGAATACGTTGTTTGCACGTGCAGAGGGATTCGCGGTTGAATCAGAATCTTACTTTACACTATCTGCGGCTACTGGGGCTAGAACAAACAATGGAATTTCAACGGGTAGTAGACTACTTTCTCAGTTTGGTAAATTTAATTATTCCTTTTCTGACCGATATTTAGCGTCATTTACTATTCGTCGAGATGGATCATCAAGATTTGGTGAAGATAATAGATATGGTATTTTTCCAGCCGTTACTGCAGGATGGAGAATCAATAATGAAGAGTTCTTTAATAATGTAACTGTAGTTTCTAACTTGAAGTTACGTGCTGGTTATGGCGAAGTAGGAAATCAATCTATTGGAGATAATGCTCGTTTTGGACTATATGAAGCTCGATATGGACCAAATCAAAATGTCTACTATCCAGATTTTTTCAATATTTATTATAATGTTGGAACTGCTTATGATTTGAATGGAACTAACACAGGCAATTTACCTTCTGGTTTTGTATCCATACAAGCTGCGAATTCAGGGTTAAAATGGGAAACTACTAAAGAGGTTAATGTAGGTTTGGATTTTGGTTTTTTCGGAGATAAATTATCAGGATCCTTTGATTATTTCTCAAGAAAGACAGAGGGAATTTTGATTAGACCACCAGTTGCATCTGCTGTTGGAGAAGGACAGCAACGTTTTGTAAATGGTGCTTCAACTGCAAATAAAGGTTGGGAACTTACAGTAGGATATGCAGATAAATTAGATAATGGATTGTCTTTTAATATTACTACAAATTTTGGTGCAACTAAGAATGAAATTACTGATTTGCCAGCAGAGGTAAGAGCAGCTTATCCAGGAACTGCAGCTAATTCAATAATAGGGCATTCACAATTCGAAGTTTTTGGATATAAAACAGAGGGTTTATTCCAAAATCAAGCTGAAATAGATGCACATGCTACTCAAGTAGGTTCTCGATTGGGAGGTATTAAATTTGTTGATATCAATGGGGATAATGTGATTAATTCAGATGATAGAACTTTTATTGGTACAACTCTTCCAAAATTAGAATACGGTATTAATATTAGTTTGGCTTATAAAAATATTGATTTCTCCATTTTTGGTTCTGGTGTAGCCGGCAGAGTTGGGGTAGATCCGTATATTTTTTGGAATAATTTTGTTCAAGGAAGAGATAATGCTGGCCCTGGAACTTTGAATGCTTGGACACCAACAAATACAAATACTGAGGTGCCATCTCTTTCATTAGCAAACAATGACACACAGATGTCAGATTATATCTTAAGAAATAATTCTTATTTCAAAGTTAGAAACATGCAAATTGGGTATTCATTCTCAGATGAGTTAGTTCAAAAATCGGGATTCATCACAAGTTGTAGAATCTATGCTCAAGGAGAAAATTTATTTTGGTTTACTCCAAAAGGATATATTGGTTCCGATCCAGAACGAACAGATGTTAATAGAATACCAGTACCAACTACATTCTCATTAGGTGTAAACTTTAATTTTTAA
- a CDS encoding glycoside hydrolase family 32 protein has translation MKTIIKKESLRFLCCIMGMFLLFGCKQSLFNEKKNYTESELYRPNFHFTPKKGWMNDPNGMFYYNGYYHLFYQYYPDSNVWGPMHWGHAISTDLITWTEKPIALYPDEKGYIFSGSAVVDVKNTSGFGSLKNPPMVAMFTYHDMKMEKSGEINYQSQGIAYSLNEGLTWTKYEANPIIKNPSIKDFRDPKMTWDAIHQQWLMILAAGDKTMFYGSKNLKDWSLLSDFGKETGAHGGVWECPDFFPMLVDGTDDYKWVMLSSINPGGPNGGSATQYFVGDFDGKKFTIDETFLKDVKQQKGLWIDYGRDNYAGVTWANISEVDGRKLFIGWMSNWDYAQKVPTKTWRSSMTIPRELVLVKDGGHYIVSSKPVKELQNYIAKTIKKDKIKIDKETVLVDKTVVDLSKLDIHFSLKNLKKDIYTFSLSNDAKNTIQFGINKKENYFFIDRSKSGKLSFSDLFAKNISKAPFKGDFDKMDIRIIVDKTSIEIFYNNGKTVMTEIFFPDQPMEYFSVSKANTEYTIENLIINQLNFN, from the coding sequence ATGAAGACAATAATTAAAAAAGAATCTCTCAGATTTTTGTGCTGTATTATGGGAATGTTTCTCTTATTTGGGTGTAAGCAATCTTTGTTTAATGAAAAGAAGAATTATACAGAATCAGAATTGTATAGACCGAATTTTCATTTTACTCCCAAAAAAGGTTGGATGAATGATCCTAATGGGATGTTTTATTACAATGGATATTACCACCTTTTTTATCAATATTATCCAGATTCAAATGTATGGGGACCTATGCATTGGGGGCACGCTATCAGTACTGATCTTATAACCTGGACTGAAAAACCCATTGCGCTTTATCCGGATGAAAAAGGGTACATTTTTTCGGGAAGTGCGGTTGTCGATGTGAAAAATACTTCAGGATTCGGAAGTCTAAAAAATCCACCTATGGTTGCGATGTTTACGTATCATGACATGAAAATGGAAAAATCAGGAGAGATCAATTATCAGTCACAAGGGATTGCCTATTCCTTAAATGAAGGGTTGACTTGGACAAAATATGAGGCTAATCCAATTATTAAAAATCCAAGTATTAAAGATTTTAGAGACCCTAAAATGACTTGGGACGCGATTCATCAACAATGGTTAATGATACTGGCAGCTGGAGATAAAACGATGTTTTATGGTTCTAAAAATTTGAAAGATTGGTCACTGCTTTCAGATTTTGGGAAAGAGACAGGAGCTCATGGAGGCGTTTGGGAATGCCCGGATTTTTTTCCTATGCTAGTTGATGGGACAGATGATTACAAATGGGTTATGTTATCAAGTATTAATCCAGGAGGACCTAATGGTGGTTCAGCTACACAATACTTTGTAGGTGATTTTGACGGAAAAAAATTCACTATCGATGAAACTTTTTTAAAAGATGTAAAACAACAAAAAGGACTTTGGATCGACTATGGAAGAGATAATTATGCAGGGGTTACTTGGGCTAATATATCTGAGGTAGATGGCCGAAAATTGTTTATTGGGTGGATGTCAAATTGGGATTATGCGCAAAAGGTACCAACTAAAACATGGAGAAGCAGTATGACTATACCTAGAGAATTAGTACTTGTGAAAGATGGTGGTCACTATATTGTTTCTTCTAAACCCGTAAAAGAATTACAAAATTATATTGCAAAAACGATTAAAAAAGATAAGATTAAAATTGATAAGGAAACAGTTTTGGTAGATAAGACAGTAGTCGATTTATCTAAATTGGATATACACTTTTCTTTAAAGAATCTTAAAAAGGATATTTACACCTTTTCGTTGTCAAATGATGCTAAGAATACAATTCAATTTGGAATCAATAAAAAGGAGAATTACTTTTTTATCGATAGATCAAAATCTGGAAAATTAAGTTTTTCAGACCTTTTTGCAAAAAATATTTCAAAGGCTCCTTTTAAGGGTGACTTTGATAAAATGGATATAAGAATAATCGTTGATAAAACCTCAATTGAAATTTTTTATAACAATGGAAAAACTGTTATGACTGAAATATTTTTTCCGGATCAACCAATGGAATATTTTTCAGTTTCTAAAGCTAATACGGAGTATACCATTGAAAACTTAATTATTAACCAACTTAATTTTAACTAA
- a CDS encoding sugar porter family MFS transporter, protein MKKIVVWALIASLAGFLFGFDTVVISGADKKLQVLWNSSDAFHGTVVMGMALWGTVLGAIFGGIPTNKIGRKNTLLWIGILFLFSAIGSAFANNPFVFAAFRFIGGLGVGASTIAAPAYISEIAPAKDRGKLVAFYQFNIVFGILMAFLSNYLLNDVGENSWRWMMGVQAIPSVIYILLIISIPESPRWLLSKLKNDEARKVLELMGQEADYEKIKEEIDKDNKDASKVNDTIFLKKYRTPLVLAFLMAFFNQLSGINAFLYYSSRIFQEAGLGESTALLSSIGIGVVNLLFTLLGVFLIDKLGRKILMYIGSVGYIISLSLVAMAFFFHWEGIAVPVFLFLFIAAHAIGQGAVIWVFISEICPNHLRASGQSFGSTTHWVLAAIIPSLIPYLFSTVGPGVVFMFFAVMMVFQLLFVAFMMPETKGISLEELSKKLIK, encoded by the coding sequence ATGAAAAAAATTGTTGTTTGGGCTTTGATTGCTTCATTAGCAGGCTTCCTATTTGGTTTTGATACAGTTGTTATTTCTGGAGCAGATAAAAAACTTCAAGTTCTTTGGAATTCTTCGGATGCATTTCATGGCACAGTTGTTATGGGAATGGCATTATGGGGAACTGTACTTGGGGCAATATTTGGCGGGATTCCGACTAATAAGATAGGAAGAAAAAATACTTTATTATGGATAGGTATTTTATTCTTGTTTTCTGCAATTGGATCTGCTTTTGCAAATAATCCATTTGTATTTGCCGCATTTAGATTTATTGGAGGTTTAGGTGTTGGGGCATCAACAATTGCAGCGCCAGCATATATATCAGAAATTGCTCCTGCAAAAGATAGAGGGAAGCTGGTTGCTTTTTATCAATTCAATATTGTTTTTGGGATTCTGATGGCTTTTTTGTCTAATTATCTTTTAAACGATGTGGGCGAAAATTCATGGAGATGGATGATGGGAGTACAAGCAATTCCATCTGTAATTTATATTTTATTAATTATTTCGATTCCTGAAAGCCCAAGATGGTTATTGTCTAAACTCAAGAATGACGAAGCTAGAAAAGTGTTGGAATTAATGGGGCAAGAGGCGGATTATGAAAAAATAAAAGAAGAGATAGATAAAGATAACAAAGATGCTTCTAAGGTTAATGATACTATATTTTTAAAGAAATACAGAACACCTTTGGTATTGGCCTTTTTAATGGCTTTTTTCAATCAATTATCAGGAATTAATGCTTTTTTATATTATTCCAGCAGAATATTTCAAGAGGCGGGTCTTGGTGAAAGTACCGCTTTACTAAGTAGTATTGGAATAGGGGTAGTGAATTTACTTTTTACACTATTGGGCGTTTTCTTAATCGACAAATTAGGGCGTAAAATATTAATGTACATTGGTTCTGTGGGGTATATTATATCACTTTCACTTGTTGCAATGGCTTTCTTTTTTCACTGGGAAGGAATAGCTGTTCCCGTTTTCTTATTTCTATTTATTGCTGCACATGCGATAGGTCAAGGTGCTGTAATTTGGGTTTTCATATCAGAAATTTGCCCAAATCATCTAAGAGCATCAGGTCAATCCTTTGGGAGTACTACGCATTGGGTTCTGGCAGCTATTATTCCATCATTAATTCCGTATCTATTTTCTACAGTAGGGCCTGGAGTAGTTTTTATGTTTTTTGCAGTGATGATGGTTTTTCAGCTCTTGTTTGTTGCGTTTATGATGCCGGAAACCAAAGGAATTTCTTTGGAAGAATTAAGTAAAAAATTAATTAAATAA
- a CDS encoding glycoside hydrolase family 32 protein, protein MKINRTFLCLPLCLALFTNCTKEDKPTETTIVETNAPACQTPNESDNTYRTFFKPSVGWVGDPIPFYENGIFHLFYLYDARNAMPTFHPWYKVTTSDFATFTDTSEMIATGTANQQDGALGTGSVFKRDGIYYAFYTGHNGILDPKEKIMLATSTDLKNWTKDPSFLLQASWGYDRNEFRDPIVIEDKSTGTYKMLIATRSEVGLVSNSTVPWRAVIAQYSSANLRDWTLEKPFYEDTTTFITECPDVFSMGDYQYLIYSNIDDRMVHYKYRLLTANTWITPANNALDGIAFYAGKTVTDGVNRYITGWCPTKNKNSDAAVFDWAGSLVTHRLVQHPNGTFGIAIPNGVDNKFIINRALNSEIGFGTTRQGDAYTLKGNAAEKAFSVFDRETGAFKIKTHIKATSSTQFGFEFGACGTRNEVFAIVFDLAKKQLRLDKVIKNASSLNVTQIPLNVPANAAFDITIISENSVCVIYINNEIAFTNRIYKMNQNPWAIFADNGEVTFSDLKIFK, encoded by the coding sequence ATGAAAATAAATCGCACGTTTTTATGCCTTCCACTTTGTTTAGCATTATTTACTAATTGCACTAAAGAGGATAAACCAACTGAAACCACTATTGTAGAAACAAACGCTCCTGCGTGTCAAACTCCTAATGAATCGGATAATACGTATCGGACATTTTTTAAGCCTTCTGTGGGTTGGGTTGGTGATCCCATCCCATTTTATGAAAATGGTATCTTCCATCTTTTCTATTTGTACGATGCAAGAAATGCAATGCCCACCTTTCACCCGTGGTATAAAGTAACTACGTCTGATTTTGCAACGTTCACCGACACTAGTGAAATGATTGCCACTGGAACTGCGAATCAGCAGGATGGTGCATTAGGAACCGGATCCGTTTTTAAAAGGGATGGAATTTATTACGCTTTCTATACAGGACATAACGGAATTCTTGATCCTAAAGAAAAAATTATGCTGGCAACGTCTACGGATTTAAAAAATTGGACCAAAGATCCTTCCTTTTTGTTGCAGGCTTCTTGGGGATATGATCGCAATGAATTTAGAGATCCAATCGTCATAGAAGATAAAAGTACAGGAACGTATAAAATGTTGATTGCAACACGTTCTGAGGTTGGTTTAGTTTCTAATAGTACTGTGCCATGGCGGGCAGTTATTGCTCAATACAGTTCTGCCAATTTAAGAGATTGGACTTTGGAAAAACCATTTTATGAGGATACAACTACCTTTATAACAGAATGCCCAGATGTATTTAGTATGGGTGATTATCAGTATTTGATTTATTCTAATATTGATGATCGAATGGTACACTATAAATACCGTTTGCTGACTGCCAATACTTGGATTACTCCTGCAAATAATGCCTTAGATGGAATTGCTTTCTATGCTGGGAAAACTGTTACCGATGGTGTAAACCGATATATAACTGGATGGTGTCCTACTAAAAATAAAAATAGTGATGCCGCTGTTTTTGATTGGGCTGGATCGCTTGTAACGCATCGACTTGTTCAGCATCCAAATGGAACATTTGGCATTGCGATACCCAATGGTGTAGACAACAAGTTTATTATTAACAGAGCTTTAAATTCGGAAATAGGCTTTGGAACTACAAGGCAAGGAGATGCCTATACATTGAAGGGTAATGCGGCTGAAAAAGCATTTTCAGTGTTTGACAGAGAAACTGGAGCATTTAAAATTAAAACGCATATAAAAGCGACATCATCCACTCAATTTGGTTTTGAATTTGGAGCCTGTGGAACACGAAATGAAGTATTTGCCATTGTATTCGATTTAGCCAAAAAACAATTAAGATTAGATAAGGTTATAAAAAATGCGTCCTCCTTAAATGTAACACAGATTCCGCTAAATGTTCCGGCTAATGCAGCGTTTGATATTACAATCATTTCTGAAAATTCGGTATGTGTGATATACATTAATAACGAAATCGCTTTTACAAACCGTATCTATAAAATGAATCAGAATCCGTGGGCTATTTTTGCGGATAATGGTGAAGTCACTTTTTCGGACTTAAAAATTTTTAAATAA
- a CDS encoding substrate-binding domain-containing protein, whose protein sequence is MSRRIYILLVLITMFSCNSNDNSKKTISIGFSQSIDHDIWRKSMDHAMEVEVSLHPEVNLTIYNANRQAKKQIRDIEKFIEDKVDVIIVSPYESDSIIPIIEKASTKGIPVIIVDRKVNTSNYTAYLGADNVEVGRIAGKQIVSLSKGNANVVEIKGAYYTSPGLERSSGFRQIVNEYRGIKVITLNAQNDELPKKEFVKILDTYSDVNYVYAYNDIIAYQAWLVAKEKKLEKKIKFIGVDGINGPNGGIQLVKDKILDATVLYPTGGSEAIKLALKIANKEIVPKNNKLNTILIDSLNADIMSNQFDKITIQQSDIEQQQSVIKSQEEKYSSQSNLLKLLFFLFILALGLAFFSIYSRIAVSRKKKELEETNKKIVSQRNEIEKFSEELKLSNEARLNFFTGLSHEFKTPLTLILSSIESLGNEFRNKGVSVNKEINLMYNNSRRLLRLINQLLDYRKTEDQKFTLRASKTNILDFSKSIVSDFDREAKKRNIDFSLTTNNPELEVYMDRNLMDKVYFNLLSNAFKFTPEKGKISIVIKEDKPNNTVKIHFKDSGIGIPENELKEVFTAFYQGSNNYRNSSGIGLHLSKSFIELHKGKIEINSKNGAEFIITLPLGKEHLDERYIIKEPILDFVHQPDYLDSEFIQTVEPKNTEDKYSILYIEDNTELLDFVSHKFSAEYTFFASDGTNAIERALELIPDIIICDLNLPEKNGFQICEILKKDLRTSHIPIIMLTASDNQDSYLKALESGADIFLTKPFNLKVLAQSIKGLLFNREKLRFYYTNNILNIEDGDFGVSEQDFLRKLNDLIEKNLDNSAYTVEDLARSLTISRVQLYRKVKAILGISVSDHINNIRLDKSKELLKKADLNISEIAYAVGFSSPNYFSTSFKNKFGVTPKEYKSKK, encoded by the coding sequence ATGTCAAGAAGAATATATATATTATTGGTACTAATTACAATGTTTTCCTGTAATTCAAATGATAATAGTAAAAAAACTATTTCAATTGGATTTTCACAAAGTATAGATCATGATATTTGGAGGAAATCGATGGATCATGCTATGGAGGTTGAAGTCTCGCTTCATCCTGAAGTTAATTTGACAATCTACAATGCGAATCGTCAAGCAAAAAAGCAGATTCGTGATATTGAAAAATTTATTGAAGATAAAGTTGATGTCATAATAGTTTCCCCTTATGAATCAGATTCTATTATTCCGATAATAGAAAAAGCAAGTACAAAAGGGATTCCAGTAATTATAGTTGATAGAAAAGTAAATACTTCAAACTACACGGCTTATTTAGGAGCAGACAATGTTGAGGTAGGACGAATAGCCGGGAAACAAATTGTTTCATTATCGAAGGGGAATGCAAATGTCGTTGAAATTAAAGGGGCCTATTATACATCACCAGGTTTAGAAAGAAGTTCGGGATTTAGACAAATAGTTAATGAATATCGGGGTATTAAAGTAATTACTTTAAATGCGCAAAATGATGAATTACCTAAAAAAGAGTTTGTGAAAATTCTGGACACTTATTCTGATGTTAATTATGTCTATGCATATAATGATATAATTGCATACCAAGCATGGTTAGTAGCTAAGGAGAAAAAGCTTGAGAAAAAAATAAAATTTATAGGAGTCGATGGAATTAATGGTCCAAACGGAGGTATTCAATTAGTAAAAGATAAGATTTTAGATGCAACGGTTTTATATCCCACAGGAGGTAGCGAAGCTATTAAGTTGGCTTTAAAAATAGCTAATAAAGAGATTGTTCCTAAAAATAACAAGTTGAATACAATATTAATTGACTCTCTTAATGCAGATATTATGAGCAATCAATTTGATAAAATAACAATTCAGCAATCTGATATTGAACAGCAACAGAGCGTTATAAAAAGTCAGGAAGAGAAATACTCTAGTCAGAGCAATCTTTTAAAACTTTTGTTTTTTCTATTTATATTAGCACTAGGTTTAGCTTTCTTCAGTATTTATTCTCGTATAGCAGTAAGCCGTAAAAAGAAAGAATTAGAAGAGACAAATAAAAAAATTGTTAGCCAAAGAAATGAAATTGAAAAATTTTCTGAGGAATTAAAACTAAGTAATGAAGCAAGACTTAATTTTTTTACAGGTTTGTCTCATGAATTCAAAACCCCGTTAACGTTGATATTAAGTTCTATAGAATCTTTGGGGAATGAATTTAGAAATAAAGGGGTTTCCGTGAATAAGGAAATTAATTTGATGTATAACAACTCCAGAAGGTTACTCCGATTAATTAATCAATTATTGGACTATAGAAAAACAGAGGATCAAAAATTTACTTTGAGAGCATCAAAAACTAATATTTTAGATTTTTCAAAAAGTATTGTTAGTGATTTTGATCGGGAAGCGAAGAAAAGAAATATTGATTTTTCACTGACAACTAACAATCCGGAACTAGAAGTCTATATGGATCGAAATCTAATGGATAAAGTCTATTTTAATTTGTTGTCAAATGCCTTTAAATTCACGCCTGAAAAAGGAAAAATTTCGATTGTAATAAAAGAAGATAAACCCAATAATACAGTTAAAATTCATTTTAAAGATTCTGGTATAGGGATTCCTGAAAATGAATTGAAGGAGGTTTTTACTGCTTTTTATCAGGGTTCAAATAATTATAGAAACAGTTCTGGAATAGGACTTCATTTATCAAAAAGTTTTATCGAGCTGCATAAAGGGAAAATAGAGATTAATTCAAAAAATGGAGCAGAATTTATAATTACATTACCATTAGGAAAAGAACATCTTGATGAAAGATATATAATTAAAGAGCCAATTCTGGACTTTGTTCATCAACCGGATTATCTGGATTCAGAGTTTATTCAGACTGTTGAACCAAAAAACACCGAAGATAAATATTCGATTCTATATATAGAGGACAATACCGAGCTTTTAGATTTCGTGTCTCATAAATTTTCTGCTGAATATACTTTTTTTGCTTCTGATGGTACCAATGCTATTGAAAGGGCATTGGAATTGATTCCGGATATTATTATATGTGATTTGAATTTGCCTGAAAAGAATGGGTTCCAAATTTGTGAAATACTCAAGAAAGATTTAAGAACATCACATATTCCTATTATAATGCTTACCGCTTCGGATAATCAAGATTCCTATTTGAAGGCTCTAGAAAGTGGTGCCGATATCTTTTTGACAAAACCTTTCAATTTAAAAGTATTGGCGCAATCTATTAAAGGATTGCTCTTTAACAGAGAAAAACTACGATTTTATTATACCAATAATATTTTAAATATTGAGGATGGTGATTTTGGTGTTTCTGAACAAGATTTTCTAAGAAAGTTGAATGATCTGATTGAAAAAAACTTGGATAATTCTGCTTATACCGTTGAAGATCTTGCACGAAGTTTAACTATTTCTCGGGTACAGTTGTATCGAAAAGTGAAAGCCATATTAGGAATTAGTGTTAGTGACCATATTAATAATATCCGATTAGATAAATCAAAAGAGTTGCTTAAAAAGGCGGACTTGAACATTTCAGAAATTGCATATGCAGTTGGTTTCTCCTCACCAAATTATTTTTCAACTTCTTTTAAAAATAAATTTGGTGTTACACCTAAAGAATATAAAAGTAAAAAATAG